In the genome of Prosthecobacter fusiformis, the window TGACGTCGATGCCGAGGCGCGGCAGGGATGCAGAGATGGCGGGTGAACTCATGAGAGAAGAAGGAGTGAGGATGAAGTCTTGATGAAACCAGGACAGCAGGTGGGAGTCCCCGGCATGAGTTCGAGCTTGTCTGCGGGCTGCCATTCGGTGAGAATGGGCCCTGGATATGGTTCGGCTTCACGGCCGGGCATGGGACAGACACCCGCGCCAATCTAAACTGCAGGATCGTGACTCCTGAGCCGGTGGGCGGTCTGCGGGTGTCTGCTCCCACTTCCGAGTCCATGGGCCATCGCTATCGCGATGGCTTGATCTCTTCAAGGAGGACTCAATGTAGAGACAAGCCGGTGGTGGAAACGGCGAAGCCGTTGAGAACCACCGGATGCGGTAAACGTCGCCCCCACGGGGCATCGCGTCCCGGAGGGACGCCGGAATGGTGGTGTGACGGAGGCATATCTGGGGTCAGGGCATACCTCCAGCGTCCCTCTGGGACGCCCTGGGGATTTGGACATCGGGGTCGTCTCTCCGGTGGTTCCCGGCCGCTGCGCGACCTCCACCACCGGCTATTTTCCATGCTCCCTCCGGGAGCGGGGGTTGCGAAGCCGCGAAGCGAGAGGGTTGGGTGAGGGGTAGGTCGGAAGGAAAGAACATCCAGGGGGATCGGAGGAAGGCGAGGGCGCCTTCCAATGCACGCGGGGGCGCGTGCGCTCCCCTTCCGATGCGCGCGGGGGCTTCCTTTTTTGTTTAGGCTCCGAGCTGGCGGGCCCATTCGATGGCGCGGAGCATGCCGGTGGCTTTGTTGACGGTTTCCTGGTATTCGCTGGTGGGGACGGAATCTGCAACGATGCCGGCACCTGCCTGGACGTAGGCTTTGCCATCCTTGAGCACGCAGGTGCGCAGGGCGATGCAGGAATCCAGGTTGCCATCGAAACCGAAGTAACCGACAGCGCCGGCATAGGCGCAGCGTTTGCTTTTTTCCAGTTCATTGATGATGGCCATGGCGCGGACCTTGGGACTGCCGCTGACGGTGCCTGCCGGGAAGGTGGCGCGCATGACGTCATAGGCATCTTTGTCCTCATGAAGACGGCCGTCCACGTTGCTGACGATGTGCATGACGTGGCTGTAGCGCTCGATGATCATGAGGTCGCTGACCTTGACGGTGCCGTATTCGGCGACGCGGCCGACGTCGTTGCGAGCGAGGTCCACGAGCATGATGTGCTCGGCACGCTCTTTGGGATCGTTGAGGAGTTCATCCGCCAGGGCATCGTCCTCGGAGCGGGTTTTTCCCCTCCAGCGGGTGCCGGCGATGGGGCGGATATCGATACGGCCATTGAGGCATTTGACATGGACCTCCGGAGAGCTGCCAACGAGGGAGAAACCCTGCGGGAACTGGAGGCAGAACATGTAGGGGGAAGGATTCACATGGCGCAGGGCGCGGTAGAGATCCATGGGCGTGCCGGTATAGTCGGTCTCGAACCTTTGCGAAGGGACGCCCTGGAAGATATCCCCAGCGCCGATGTATTCCTTCATTTTGACCACCATGGCTTCGTATTCGGCCTGGGTGGTGTTGCTGACCGGTGGGGGCATCTGTTCATTGCTGACCGGGGCGATGGTCTGAAGGGGCTTCACCGCGAGGGGCTGCGAGAGCTTATCCATCAAGGTGGCGATCTGTGCCTGGGCCCAGGTGTAAGCAGCATCGAGATCGGCATGCTCATCCGTGTGGACATTGGCCACGAGGGACATCTTGCGGGTACGGTGGTCAAAGATGACGACGGTATCCGTGATCATGTACACCATTTCAGGAAGGCCGAGTTCGTCCTTCGGTGGTGCCGTGAGGGTGGGCTCAAAAAAGCGGACCATGTCGTATCCCAAGTAGCCAACGGCACCGCCATGGAAGACGGGGATGGGATGGGACTCGAGAGGCTGAAAGGGGGCCATGAGCTTTTTGAGCTCGTCCAGGGGATCTGTGGCGGTGGTGAAGGTGCGGGTCTTGCCGCGTTCTTCGATCTCGATCTCCTTACCGCGTGCGGTGAAGATCATGCGTGGGGAACTGCCGAGGAGGCTGTAACGGCCGGAGTGCTGGGTGAGCTCTGCGGATTCCAGCAGGAAGCCGCAGCGGCCATCGTGGATCTTTTGAAAGGCGGAGAGAGGGGTCTCGTAATCAGCCGTGAGCTCTGCGACCACCGGGACGAGGTTTCCCTGCTGGGCGAGGGAGCGAAAGGTGGGGAGGTCTGGCTGGAGATGCGGGGCGGACATGGCAATGCGGCAAAGGGCATTCACCATAAGGGGCGGCGGATGTGGCGCAACTGGCTTTCCCTTTTGGAGAGCAAGAGGGAAAGAGGCGTCTTCCTGGCAGAGACGGGAGCTCGCGAGCCGCCTCTCACCCCTGCCCTTTCGCTGAGCGGGTGCGCAGTCTCAGTCCCTGGGACTGAGATACCGGGGGCGGGAGGGTGATCCCGCCTAACCGATGGTGCGTGTTACTTGGCCTTTTTTGTGGCGGCCTTTTTGGCGGGAGCCGCTTTCTTGGCAGCGGCTTTTTTAGCGGGAGCGGCGGATTTAGGAGTCGGGGAAACGGCTTTTTCGTCCTTGGGAGCTGGCGGCTCAGCGGTCTTCTGGGTGGAGGCCCAGTCATTCACGTGCACCCACTCACCCTTTGCGCCATCGCGGACATAGTCGCTATCCTGGAGGATGCCGCGTGTGTAGAAACTGAGCATTTCAGTTTCAGCAAAAGGACCGAATTCAACGAAGGAGCGGCTGAGGTAAAGGGAGTCTTTCATGGAGTGAATGTAGGTGAAGTTTTAACGCGTTATTGGGATGATAACGCCAGCAGTCTTTAGCAACTTCCTTGCCACATGAATTGCCTGGGCGAGGGCTGTGTCGCCTCATGCAGTTTGCAATTATGAGCGTTATTTTTGCGCGCAAATTGCACGATCATTTTGTGGACTTTTGATCGGGTAATTCCTCAAATAATTCAGTCCAGATGGAGAGGTCTTCATAGTCCCCAATGTCCCATGCGCGAATGTTTTCCCGACCCGGCTGGCTGAAGAAGAAGCCGGTCATGCCATCGTAACGGGACCAGGCGCGGCTGTCGAAAATGAGAAGCTCGCCTTCGGTAAAATGGTCCCGCAAGGCTTTAAAGGTGCGGCGGACGCGATAATGCCGGCCGATTACAAAGGGGTCTCCGGGCGACGATGATGCAGGTGACGGTGAGGTGCTCATGCAGAAGGAACCATGAGGGTGGAGGGAAGAACTGGCAATCGACGATTCCAACCCGGAAAGCCGTGCCTAACAAAAAGCCCGCCACCTCCGAAGAGGCGACGGGCGGAATGGAAGCAAGTGATTAATCGTCGATGATGACGCGGTTGATCACGCGAGTTTCGCCCTGGTTGGCGTAATGCACATTCACAGGGACGCCGACGCGGATGCGTGCTTTGACGTCATCTTCCGTGAGGATGCGGCCACTGCGGGTGGTGTAAACGACCTTGTTGCCATAGCTGTAGGTCACCGGGCCGCTGGTTTCCTTCACAATGAAGGTGCTGCCAGGGGCGTATTCGGTGAGAACGCCAGTGCTGGTGACGGTCTGTGTTTCCTGGGTGGTGACGCCATCCGATGTGGTGGTCGTGGTGGTGGTGGTCTTCTCATCCGCCAGGGTGGCAGTGAGGGCGAGGAGGGAACCTGCGAGGGTAAGGATAAGCTTTTTCATGGTGTGATCGTGTTATAAGTTTTTAACGATTCAAGGAACCGGCCTACCGCCATTGGGGTCTGCAACAAAGGTTCGCTACACTCAGCGAAACTGGATGTACGGATAAAACTCAGATCGTTTCACATTCGGCCTGATAGGAGGCGATGAAGGCGATGAGCTGAGCCTGCACGATGGCCTGGGCAGAGAAGAGATCCCCCAGAGTGACGGCGAAGGCTTTTTGTTTGAGCTCGTCTTCAACAGTCAGCATGAGGGTGCTGATGCGCTCAAGATTTCCCCGGGAATGGAACTCCATGTCCTTCACCTGGGTGAGGACGGCGAGGGAGGATTCGTGGATGGCGATGGCTTCAGGAGAAGGGCCGCCTGCCGCAGGTGCGGTTTCGGTTTCAGTTACGGAAGCTTCAGCGGCATCGGCTGCGTCGGCGGCTTCCGTCTTTTTGGCTTCGGCCTCCTCATTGTGCTTTTTGTCGTGATTGACTTTTTTATCGTGAGCGGCGTTGCGGGGATCGGACATGACTGAAGGGATAGCGCTGGATGAAGCTATTCACAACCATTCATTTCAGAATTATCCTTATTAATAAAAAGATGAAACATCTAATTAAATAATGCAGACACATCCAGTTTGCCTGCGAGAAACGATTGGCAGATCAAGGAGTGACGGTCATCCAGCGGGTGGTTTCCATGCGAGAGGCGAGCTCGCGGATGCGGACTTCCCAGGTGCCGGGATCGTCATTGGTGGCGATGGAGAGCGGGAGGGTGAGGAGGCCGTTTTCGGCAGCATAATGACCGCTGCCTTCTGCGGCTTTGCCATTGGCATCGCGGATCTGGATTTCCACGGGGATGACGGCTTTTAAAGGGGTGTCCTGGGTGGTGGTGAGGCGGATGTTTAAAGCGGCAGTTTGTCCACGTTTCGCGGTGGGAGATAGGTCCGCTGTGAGCTGGAGGAGAGGCTTGGGCAAGATCATGAAGATGCGGCCATCGCAGGGGCCGAGGTCCACCTGCCAACGCAGGAGGCCGGTGGCATCGCGCTGAGGGATGATGAGGGAGCCGCGGGTGAGGTCATAGATGGTGGCATTTTCCTGCGCGAGGCTGAGGGTGGCACTGGTGGGCAGGCCATTTTCCATGACGAGGCCGCGCTGGCCGACGTAGTTGCCAGCTTCGCGATGGTCATTGATGACAAAGAGGTACTGGGCATCGCCAAAACGCCGGGTGCGGAGGATGACTTCGGGGCTATCGGCGGTGACATGGGGCGTGTGGCCGAGGGCGAGTAACTGAGGGCCGAGGGTGGTGGCGAGAGCGAGGACCTGGGCTTTGTCCGCAGCGGCGTTTTTGGTGCGCTTGAAGCTGGGGATGGTGAGGTCTGCGGTGAGGGCGGGGCAGAGGTTTTCATCCGCGATGATCTTGCCGCCTTTCTTTTGCCAAGCCTGGATGCGCTCCACGACGGAGGTGGTGAGGACATCGCAATCCGGCATGACGAGGATTTTGCGACCGCTGAGGCCGTTTTTGAGGAGTGTTTCCTCGAACATGATGTCGGTGCGGATGTGGGCGTGCTGGAGGGCGAGCCAGAGATCCGCAGCCCAGCCGAGGTTGCCACCGTAACCGCCACGGCTGGCGAACATCTGCGAGGTGAAGCTTTCTAAAACGGCGACTTCGGCGCGCTCATCCGGGATGCTCATGAGGGTGGGGCCGAGAGGGCGGATGACGTCGTGGATGAGCTCCTTCAGCACATGGACGGTGTTGGGATTGGTGTATTTGTATCCGCTGGTACTCTGGGTGGGCACTAGGGACTGCCAGCCGTGGTACATGATGCCATCAATGGGGCGGGAGAGCTTGGTCCAGAAAGCTTCCTTGAGGTGCATGGGAGCGATGGTGATGTAGGCGGCATCGGGGTCGTGATCCTCCCAGGCGACGGCATCCTCCGGCTGGGCTTTTTTGATGGGCGCGGTCTGGCTGCGATACCAGATGAGCTGAGTCATTTTCATGATGCGCTGGCGCTTGCCTGAGGCCTCGCTCATGGCGAGGAGCTGATCCGTACACAGGCCGATGCGCTGGGGATCCGGGTAGGTATAGGTCCAGTGGGAGAGGACATCTACATTGCCGCCAGCACCGCTGATGCTGGGCTGGCGGACGGCGGGATCGAAGAAGGTCCAGAAGTCGCGGCGCGCGCTGCTTTTGACGCCTTTATTGAGGGCGCTGTGGAGGCTGTTCCAGCCATCGCCAACGGTCCAGAACCAGCGGTAGTATTTGAGGATGGGATGATCATCCGGGATGACACGATCTGCAGGGAAATCCTTGAGCTTGGTCCAGTCCACTCCACGTCGAGTGACTACCTCAGTTGGGATGTCGGCATTGGCGAAGTGGCGGTAGGCATTGATGTCATCCGGAGTAAAGGAGGGCTGGGAGGCATCGCGGACCTCGCTATTCAACAGGGTGGCGGCAAGGGCGGGATGCTGGCCATAGGTGCTGGAGAAACTGCGGCCTACCTTTTCAAAGAAGGGCGGAAGCTCCGGGTTCTGGCCAGCGATGTCATGCCGGGTATAGGGCTTGCCAGAGCGATCAACGCGGAGGAGCTCTGGGTGTGTCTCCTCCAGATAACGTCCGGGGGAAAGGCGCGAGATGATGTTCATGCCATTGGCGAGGGCTTCATCCAAAGCGGCACGATTGCTGGCGATGGTGTCTGGGTCAGCGGCTGGGAGGGTTTTGGGATCGTGGCGATGTGTCCAAATTTCGCTCATGTTGGATACACCGAGCGCCATGTAGTGGGTGAAACCGACGTCCTTCATTTGGGCGAGGTCGCCACCGCCCCAAAGGATGACGGGCATCTGGGGGGTCGGACGCGGGACGATCTGGTATTCGGCGGATTTATCCGAGGTGGAATCGCCCATCTGGAGGCGGGCCTGGAGGGTATAGGTGTCGGGTTTCAGCTCTGTATTGATGGCGAATTTGACCTCATGAGTGGCACCGGAGGCGAGGGACGGGAGGGGGAAGGTTTCGGTCTTTTCACCCAAGGTCACGGTGAGGCTGGCCGCGGTGACGGGCTCGCGACGCAGATTGACACAGGTCAGGATCACGGGAGCTGCGCGCTCCATGCGCTGCCAGACGCGGCGCGGGCTAGTGATCTCCAGGGAGATGCTCTCAAAACGAAGCATGCCGGAGCAGAGGCGCACTTCATCAATGAAGCCTGGGAAGCCGCCGTAATTGCTGCCGATGCGGTCGCCTATGTGAAGGGCTTTGACTCCCGGGACGAGGCTGCCGAGACCGGGTTTATACATCTGGCTGATGAGGGAGCCATTGTGATAAAAGGTGGTGGTACCGGCGGCATCGTAAGTGATGGCGATGTGCTGCCATTCGCCGGTGATGAGCTTAAAAGGGTCCGAATAAAACGTGGCGGAGACGGCCCCGAAACCTAGGGCCAGAGACATGCTGCGGGAGCCAGCGGCATCGGCTTCCATGATCTGCCAGGCGTAGTCGGTGTGGTTATCCGGGACGTAACGCTTGTCCATGAGGTAACAGCGGCCGGCCTTGTCGAATTCGGGCTTGGGCTTGATCCACATTTCCAGCGTGAAGGCACCTGCGGGAGTGAGGCTTTCTTTACCGGTGACACGGAGGGCGTGGGGTTTGGCGGCCCCGGCGTCGGATTCAATCCCCTGCCCCAGTCGGCCTTCGGCCTTTAAGGTGGCACCGTTTTCCATGAGTTCGTGGCCTTTCCCGGAGCTGTCCATAAGCTCTGCCCCAGCATCAAATTTCCAGTAGCCGAGGACGTGTTTGCCGGTGGCGTCGGTGCCTTTGTAACCGGTTTCCCAGGATTCCTGCAAAGTGGCGGCGGGCAGAGGTGCGAGGGTGAGGAGCAGGAAGGCAGGGAGAAGCAGGCGGTGCATGGTCGGTTAAACAATACCCAGTTGGATGAGTGGATGTTGTGTCCGAATATGATTTTAAAGTGACCTTGCGCGGACACTCTCTCAAAAACGCAGATGAAGCCGCGTGACAGCTGATGACGGGGCTTTACAGGGGAGGAGGGACGCGATAAAAGGGCGGTCCACCATGTTTCCAAAAATCCTCGCCCCGCTCGCCTGTCTAGGCCTCGCACTCAGTCTCGTCTTTGCCGCACCTGATGCGAAGAAACCACGCATCCTGTTTTTCTCCAAATCCAGCGGGTTTGAGCACAGTGTGATTTCGTGGAAAAACGGCCAGCCAAGTTATGCTGAAAAAGTGCTTCAGGAACTGGGTGAGAAGCAGGGATGGGAATTCGAGTTTTCCAAGGATGGCTCGAAGTTTGGCAAAGACTATCTGGCGCAGTTCGACGCGGTGTTTTTCTATACGACAGGCAACCTGCTGGAAGCGGGAACGGATAAGCAGCCGCCGATGAGTGCGGAAGGCAAGCAGGCGCTGTTCGACTACGTGAAGTCAGGCAAGGGATTCATCGGCACACATTCCGCCAGCGATACCTTTCATACCGACAACGAGTCTGCGAAGGGACCTGAGCGGTATCTGAACCATGGCGAAAAAGCGGATCCGTATGTGCGTTTCATTGGTGCGGAGTTCATCAAGCATGGTGCGCAGCAGGTGGCGAAGAATACGGTGGTGAACCCGAAGTTCCCAGGATTTGAAAAGGTGGGTACGGAGTATTCCTTCCATGAAGAATGGTATTCACTGAAGGACTTCACCCCGGACATCCATGTACTGAGCGTGATGGATGCGCCAGCGATGAAGGGTGCGGAATATGAGCGCCCGGCTTTCCCAAGCACCTGGGCACGCAAGGAAGGCGATGGCCGCGTGTGGTATACAGCCATGGGCCACCGTGAGGACATCTGGACGAATCCGGTGTTCCAGGACATCCTCATCGGCGGTATCCGCTGGGCCATCGGTGCGGTGGAAGCTGATGTGCCGCCTAACCTGAAGGAAGTGGCTCCTGGTGCCTATACCAATCCGCCGTATGTGGCCCCGAAGCCACCGGCACCGAAGAAGGAAAAGAAAGAGAAAGTGAAGCAGCCTTGATCAGGCAACTCAGGGCTTGACCGCAGAGGAAGCTGCTGCGGTCAGCTTAGCCTTGTTTTGGACCCAGGCGGGATTCGGCTGAGCCTCCCAGACTTTGAGGTTTTTGACACTGCCTTCCACACCCATGACAAACATGAGGCTGTGTTTATCCGTGCCGATGAGGGGGTGGCTGCCGGTGAGGCTTTGACCATCGACCGTGCCCACCATTTCATCGCCCAGAATTTCGAAGACGACGGTGTGCCATTCGTCGAGCTTGAGGGGTGTTTTGACAGCACCCAGAGGCACCGATTTATCCGGGCCGCCATGGTCGTTGTCATCCTTACTGATGCGGAAGCCGGTCTCGTTCATGTGGATGCTGCACACGTAATCTTTGGCATCGACAGTGCGGACGCTGAGGCTGCGGGTCTTGCGGCCATCCAGGGGCACGTTGTTCATCCTTACCTCACACTGGATGATGACATTTTTATAGAGGAAGCCATAGGAGGCGGTGGCGGGATGCTTAACCTCCGGGGTTTCACGGCCGGTGAAAACGCCGTCCTCAACCGCCCACTTGCCGCCACGCGGGACGGCATTCCAGCGCCAGCCGGAGAAGCCACTGGCAAAGCCGGTGGAGATGCCATCGAATGGCTTCGGTGGCTGAGAGAAATCCTGGTCCACCAGCAGACTGCCACGCGTGGTCATGAGCGTGGGCTGGTCATCCAGGGCCTGAGCGGTGAAGGACGAAAGAACGAAGGTGAGGGCAAGAACGGCGAACGGTTTCATCATGGGCGGTGATGATCAACGTGGCCGGAGAGGCAAATATGACGCGGAATTGTCAGGGACTGGGCGCCGCTACGCAGAAGTGATTACGGCTGGGCGATGAGGCCGAGTCCAGCCAGAAAGGCATCGCTGCGGGCGAGGGTGTCATCCAGCAGGGCGCGGTCACGCATGAGGTAACCGTGGCCGCCGCCTTCATTGATGACAAGTTCGCTTTTATTCCCGGCTTTGAGCATGGCCTCATGGAAGTTTTTGGCTCCGATGAATGGGGTGACGGTATCGCCCGTGCCGTGAAAGGTGATCGTGGGTGGCAGGCCGGCACGCACATGGTGGACGGGGGAAAGCTCCTGCCAGGTGGCACCGATTTTAGCCTGGCCGTAGCCTTCTTTGGAACAATCGATGACGGGGAAAAGAAGGACGAGGGCATTGGGGGTGGTGGAGATGCTGAGGTCTTCCCCTTCTTCATTGACGGTATCAAAAAGGGCGGTGGCGGCGGCGAGGTGCCCACCGGCTGAGCCGCCGCTGACGATGATCTTTTGCGGATCGATGCCCAGCTCTTTGGCATGCGCGCGAACGTAACGCACGGCGCTACGGGCATCCTTGACACAATCATAGACCGTCACACCAGCCTTGGCATTATTCAGACGATACTGGATGCTGATGCCGACGAGGCCCTGACGGGCATAATGATCTGCAAAGGGCATCATGCGCTGTGGATTGCCGCCCGTCCAGCCACCGCCATGGATGGTGATGAAGCAAGCGCGGGTATCCGTGGGCTTATGCCCGGCAGGCTCAAGGATATGGAGCAGCAGTTCACGATCCCCTGCCTTTTTATAAACGAGGGTACGGGTGGCGGTGATTTTGGCTGCGAGCTGATCCAAGGCATCGGGCTTTTTGGCAGGTTTCGCGGGTGGGGTTAGCGGTGCAGGCGTCTGCGCAAGGGCGGGGCTGACGGCAATGGCGGCGATGAAAAGCAGGCTGGAAAAACGGGTCATGGCGGGCAGAGGAAACGTGAGGAGGCGGGGCAAGATTTCGCGAAGATTGAGAGGTCGTGGCCGGGCAATAGAGGACGACGGTTTTCGTGAGAAAACGAAGTGTGACTTAGGCACGGGGATGGGAGGCATCATAGACTTCTTTCATCCGCTGAGTGGAGACGTGGGTGTAGATCTGTGTGGTGCTGAGGCTGGCGTGGCCGAGGAGTTCCTGCACGCTGCGGAGATCTGCCCCATTATTGAGGAGGTGGGTGGCGAAGCTGTGCCTGAGCTTATGCGGTGTGACGTGGATGGGCAGGCCGGATTTTTTCCAGTATTTGTCCACGACATCGGCGATGGCTTGATTGGTGATGCGTTTGCGCAGCTTGCTGAGGAAAAGGGGACCGTGGTGGACGCCTGCTTTGACACGGTAGCGCTGGATGGCCTCCATGGCGGGTGTGCCGATGGGCAGGAGGCGCTCTTTGCGGCCTTTGCCGATGACACGGACGGTATCACTGTAGGAATCCACGTCTTCGACGTTGACGCTGGCGAGTTCGCTAAGGCGCATGCCGGTGGAGTAAAAAAGCTCGAGGATGGCGGCATCTCTTTCACCTGCCCAGACGGGGGCAGCGCGTTCTTTTTCCAGCTTCATAGGCAGGTCCAGCATGTCGGTGATCTGCGTGAGGGTGAGGACGACGGGCAGTTTTTTTTCCTGCTTGGGGAGCTGGACATCCAGCAGGGGATTTTGGGTCCAGCCCTGGCGGCGGGTCAGCCATTTAAAGAAGGAACGCAGGGCGGAAAAATGCAGGCGGATGGTGGCGCGGCTCATTTCCCGCTTCATCTGGCCGAACAAATAAAGCCGAAAGTCATCGGCGGTGAGGGCCTCCCAAGTGGTGAAGTTTTTGTGGCCCTCGCGGAAGGTCTTCAGCGCGTGGGCATAGTTTTCCAGCGTGCGCGGGGAGGATCGCCGCTCCACCTCCATGAACTGGAGGAAGGCCTCACCAAGGGCATCTGGCGGCAGCGGGGTGGACATGGGTTCCTGGTCAGATAAGACCCGGAGGTGCGAAGATCAAGGCGGGAGAGAGGTGCCTATCGACCTACATCTATGCCCCCCAAGCGAGCCTGGAGGGCGGGAAGAAGCAAAAGATAAAGGCGCTTTTTAGACGCTGCCAGTGGCATTGACGAGGGTGCCCATGGGCTCACCGATGAGGGCGCGGCGGATGTTATCCGGCTCATTCATGCTGAAGACGATGATGGGCATGTTGTTTTCCATGCAGAGGGAGAAGGCGGTGGCGTCCATGACCTTAAGCTGCTGGGTGAGGCAGTCGTGGAAGCTGATGTTTTCATAGCGCACGGCGTCCGGGTTTTTATTGGGATCCGAGCAGTAGATGCCGTCCACTTTGGTGGCTTTGAAGACGCAATCGGCGCCGATCTCGCTGGCGCGGAGGGCGGCGGTGGTATCGGTGGAGAAGAAGGGATTTCCGGTGCCGGCGGCGAAGATGACAACGCGGCCCAGCTCCAGGTGGCGCATGGCGACGCGGCGGATGAAGGGCTCGGCCACGTTTTTCATTTCGATGGCGCTTTGGACGCGGGTGGGCACATCCATGGCCTCCAGCATGGACTGGAGGGCGAGGGAATTCATGACGGTGGCGAGCATGCCCATGTAATCGGCGGTGGCGCGCTCCATGCCTTTGTTGCTGGCACTGACGCCGCGCCAGAAATTTCCCCCGCCGACGACGACGGCGATTTCCAGCCCGGTCTGGTGGGCGGCTTTGATCTGGGCCGCGATGTCCTCGACGATGGGAGGAGAAATGTTATCGGTGCTGCCTGGCTCCCGGAGAGCCTCACCGCTGAGTTTAAGAAGAATGCGCCTAAATTTCCGTGTGCCTGTGTGATCGCCCATGAAGGTGTAGATTTCTCACGTCATACATGATGGGGTGAGGCGATGCAAAGGATGAAGTTGGCAATTGTTAAGGCGGGGGTGACCGGATGTGATATTTGCCTGACTTTTTAGACCTCGATGGCTTCGCATTTATCCCGCCAGCCGGGGAAGTTCCAGAGGTTGGGGAAGCCGGAGCATTGGTGGGGCTTTACGGTCTGGATGCGGCAGGTATTGATGCCGTCCAAAAAGAGGCATTCGCCATTGGGCTTATCGATGATGGAGAGGCCGGTGCGGTTGGCATTGAGGCGGGTGCAATCGCGAATGAATTCATCCTCCGGCATGCCGATATGGGCTGCGATGGCGGTGGCCTCCGCCGAGGTGATGTTGACATCGCCCGGCCAGCGGCAGCAGTTTCCACAGCGCTGGCACTGATAGTAGGGCTTGGATTCGTCAAGATGTGGCTGGGCGGTCATGAAAACTTTTGCATTCGCACGGTTCGTGCGACGTTACATACTTCATCGAATGATTCGACTCTTGCAACGGATGGATGATAGCGAACCCCGGCACGCCGAGGGTGGTGCGACGGGCGCTGCATCTGACCTGCGCCGGGTGACGCTGCTGGCGGATGCGGACGAGTCTGCAGAAACGGCGCTGGAGGATTGGGCGCGCGGACTGGACTGGGTGCACTGGCTGTTTTCCAGCATCCGGCAGCGGCAGGCGGGGATCTGTTTTCACGCGGTGAATCTGCCGCAGCCGAGCCTTTACCCGCGGGCGCCGATCACCCGGCAGGCGCTGGCGGCGCGGTGGGAAAATTTCACGCAGGAGCTGCGGGGGAATCTGGGGCGACCGCTGATCCAGGCCTGGCAGGCGGCGCGGGAGCTGGACCTGCCGAGGCTGCGGGAGCTGGATGCGCTTTTGGATGCGACGCTGAAGGGTCCTGCGCTGGCGGGGAGCCGGGAGGCGGGGGCGCGGCTGCTGCAGGGGACGCGCGGAGCCCGGTACCAGGGGCTGCTGGGGCGCTACCGTGCGGTGCAGGAGGAGGGCGGGACGCCGGGGCACTTTTTCATCGTGTGGGCGGCGGCGGGCCATTTTTTCCAGCTGAGCCTGGCCAGTGTGATCGCGGAATACATCCGGCTGGAGTGGGACCTGGCCGTGCGCCACCTGCCCTCCCCTGCCCATCCGCTGTCCGCCCAAAGCATCGCGGGACTGACCAGCCAGCTCATGCATCTGCCGGGCA includes:
- a CDS encoding YkgJ family cysteine cluster protein; translated protein: MTAQPHLDESKPYYQCQRCGNCCRWPGDVNITSAEATAIAAHIGMPEDEFIRDCTRLNANRTGLSIIDKPNGECLFLDGINTCRIQTVKPHQCSGFPNLWNFPGWRDKCEAIEV
- the pyrH gene encoding UMP kinase — translated: MGDHTGTRKFRRILLKLSGEALREPGSTDNISPPIVEDIAAQIKAAHQTGLEIAVVVGGGNFWRGVSASNKGMERATADYMGMLATVMNSLALQSMLEAMDVPTRVQSAIEMKNVAEPFIRRVAMRHLELGRVVIFAAGTGNPFFSTDTTAALRASEIGADCVFKATKVDGIYCSDPNKNPDAVRYENISFHDCLTQQLKVMDATAFSLCMENNMPIIVFSMNEPDNIRRALIGEPMGTLVNATGSV
- the xerA gene encoding site-specific tyrosine recombinase/integron integrase; translated protein: MSTPLPPDALGEAFLQFMEVERRSSPRTLENYAHALKTFREGHKNFTTWEALTADDFRLYLFGQMKREMSRATIRLHFSALRSFFKWLTRRQGWTQNPLLDVQLPKQEKKLPVVLTLTQITDMLDLPMKLEKERAAPVWAGERDAAILELFYSTGMRLSELASVNVEDVDSYSDTVRVIGKGRKERLLPIGTPAMEAIQRYRVKAGVHHGPLFLSKLRKRITNQAIADVVDKYWKKSGLPIHVTPHKLRHSFATHLLNNGADLRSVQELLGHASLSTTQIYTHVSTQRMKEVYDASHPRA
- a CDS encoding urease accessory UreF family protein, producing the protein MRRYILHRMIRLLQRMDDSEPRHAEGGATGAASDLRRVTLLADADESAETALEDWARGLDWVHWLFSSIRQRQAGICFHAVNLPQPSLYPRAPITRQALAARWENFTQELRGNLGRPLIQAWQAARELDLPRLRELDALLDATLKGPALAGSREAGARLLQGTRGARYQGLLGRYRAVQEEGGTPGHFFIVWAAAGHFFQLSLASVIAEYIRLEWDLAVRHLPSPAHPLSAQSIAGLTSQLMHLPGTGLRLLGEEGEVVKGAGDEGCATDGGVG